Within the Halobaculum limi genome, the region CTCGCCGCCATCGAGGAGTTGATGCGCGACGCGATGCCCGACAAGATCCTCGAGCCGAACCTCGAGATTATGCAGGAGGCGTACGACATCGTCTCCGAGGAGTACGACGTCGACGCGCCCGACGTCTCCGTGCCGACGGGCGAACACGACGAAGAGCAGGTGCTCATGTCGGGGTCGGACGCCATCGCCTACGGTGCCATCGACGAGGGCTGCCGGTTCATCGCTGGCTACCCGATGACGCCGTGGACGGAAGTGTTCACCATCATGTGCCAGAACCTGCCCGAACTGGGCGGGATCTCCGAACAGGTCGAAGACGAGATCGCGGCCGCCGCGCTCGCCATCGGTGCGTCCCACATGGGCGTGAAGTCGATGTCCGGGTCCTCCGGTGGCGGGTTCGCCCTGATGGGCGAACCGCTCGGTCTCGCGGAGATGACCGAGACGCCGCTGGTGCTCATCGAGGCGATGCGTGCGGGTCCCTCGACGGGGATGCCGACCAAGCCCGAACAGGCCGACCTCGAACACGTCCTGTACACCTCGCAGGGTGACTCCCAGCGGGTCGTCCTCGCGCCTGGCACCGTCGCGGAGGCGTACGACGCCTCTCGCCGCGCGTTCCAGTTGGCGTACGAGTATCAGATCCCGACGATGCTCATCTACGACCAGAAGCTCTCGGGTGAGTTGACGAACGTCCCGGCGTCGCACTTCGACCGCGAGGCGAACGCGGACATCGGGATGACGCTGACCGAGGAGGAACTGGCCGAACAGCCCCACACGGAGGACGGCAAGTTCCACCGCTTCCAGCACGAGGGCGAGAACGGCGTCTCGCCGCGCTCGGTCCCCGGTCAGAAGGGTGGGCGCTACCTCGCGACCGGCAACGAGCACAACCCCGCCGGTCACATCAGCGAGGACCCCGACAACCGCGTCGCACAGATGGACCGCCGCGAGCGCAAACTCGACGCGATCCGCGCGGACCTAGACGACGACGGCTTGCTCGTCGAACACGGCCCCGAGGACGCCGACTACGGCATCCTCACGTTCGGCTCCCAGC harbors:
- a CDS encoding 2-oxoacid:acceptor oxidoreductase subunit alpha → MSADELIWRIAGGSGDGIASTSQNFAKALMRAGLHVFTHRHYPSRIRGGHTYVEVRASADPVKSRGDGYNFLLALGDSFARNPQENAYYGNEEVKPLSENLDELREGGVIVYDSGLLDTSEIPDFEQRVEENDWHVYDLDLRSLAREHGREVMRNTAGVGVTCAITGIPLAAIEELMRDAMPDKILEPNLEIMQEAYDIVSEEYDVDAPDVSVPTGEHDEEQVLMSGSDAIAYGAIDEGCRFIAGYPMTPWTEVFTIMCQNLPELGGISEQVEDEIAAAALAIGASHMGVKSMSGSSGGGFALMGEPLGLAEMTETPLVLIEAMRAGPSTGMPTKPEQADLEHVLYTSQGDSQRVVLAPGTVAEAYDASRRAFQLAYEYQIPTMLIYDQKLSGELTNVPASHFDREANADIGMTLTEEELAEQPHTEDGKFHRFQHEGENGVSPRSVPGQKGGRYLATGNEHNPAGHISEDPDNRVAQMDRRERKLDAIRADLDDDGLLVEHGPEDADYGILTFGSQQGTVEEAVGRLNDDGHSVKVLTVGELAPYPTDTVRAFLDSVDEALVVEMNASAQFRGLTQKELGTHGEKLSSLLKYNGNPFEPREIVEGFTTKVVDDGDLPGNETKFVPAAGD